The Penaeus vannamei isolate JL-2024 chromosome 16, ASM4276789v1, whole genome shotgun sequence genome includes a window with the following:
- the LOC113809107 gene encoding uncharacterized protein: protein MESQRSPECCSVFSLKISTIVLGSIGLVIWPTAIGFTCGYGFYGFNGYYHSPFALTAAAVILIGVNIAYVYLTCLIIFKLTGSRQLTPEVIQSVRRNTAQLVAFLLVGFAEWVTSVVWYAMYGTMFDPWFVYVTLFGCSFSFVWTVMVAAVAGSLTHVYKPPYEQAHQDLPEVYDTQSRFRGEVPSRFDTHPKEPIYAHPNRSSATAPVHGRVSPWADHL, encoded by the exons ATGGAGTCACAAAGATCACCGGAGTGttgctctgtcttctctctcaagATCTCGACCATCGTCTTAGGTTCCATAGGGCTT GTTATCTGGCCTACCGCCATTGGCTTCACTTGTGGCTATGGCTTCTACGGTTTTAATGGAT ATTACCATTCTCCATTCGCCTTAACAGCTGCGGCGGTAATACTGATAGGTGTAAACATCGCCTATGTCTACCTGACGTGTCTCATCATCTTCAAACTCACA GGTAGCCGTCAGCTGACACCTGAGGTTATCCAGTCTGTTCGGAGAAATACAGCCCAACTGGTGGCTTTCCTGTTGGTCGGGTTCGCAGAGTGGGTAACCAGCGTCGTGTGGTATGCTATGTACGGGACAATGTTTGATCCCTGGTTCGTGTACGTCACACTCTTCGGTTGCAGTTTCTCATTCGTGTGGACCgtaatggtggcagcggtggccgGGTCGCTCACGCACGTG TACAAGCCGCCGTATGAGCAGGCCCACCAAGATCTTCCTGAGGTGTACGACACTCAGAGCCGTTTCCGAGGCGAGGTCCCGTCCAGGTTCGACACACACCCTAAGGAACCTATCTACGCCCATCCGAACAGGAGCTCGGCCACCGCCCCCGTGCACGGCCGCGTCTCCCCCTGGGCTGACCACTTGTAG